In the Salmo trutta chromosome 13, fSalTru1.1, whole genome shotgun sequence genome, GCAAGGATATCTGTCACTGTCTGAACCGGAAAAAGAcaggcgcaatggattatggtcattgtattAAATTACGGCATTTCTGCGCTGAGataggttgaatatttgcttgatgaaaactacaactcccttccgCCCAGTGTCCCAAATAGTTTGACAATCCATCTCATGAATTATTTGACTTCTCTCTAGAGAAACGCTACGTTGggctcacaaaaaaacaaaacggaATTAAAGTAATTTAACAGACGTCAGTCAATTAGTCGTTTAATAACCAGGGGAAAAAATGCAATGTTGGTTTAATCGCTCAGCACTTATTAGATGTCAATAGCTTAATGAAATTAAATGCATCACACCTCCATTATCAACGAACACATATCCATCAAACCGGTCTCTGAAAAGTACAATATCTTCCTGAATCTTGAAGTTGATGTATGCTCTGGCGAAGACATGGGGGTACATGCTGTATAGAAGAAAAACTAAGTAAGTAACCAGGGTACCAAATATGTGATTCTGACTGACAATCGTTCAGCAGACTAACGCACCTGCTGTCATTGGAGAAAAATTCTAAGTAGTCCACTTCTGGAAGTGGCTGCAATTGCACCTCCAGTTCCTCCTTGGTTATGCTTGGAGGCAGACGTCGGATAATGATCTGTGGCACTCAAATgttaatttatgaaaataatatCCAAGCCAGATAGTTAAAATAGCAGATTCAGCCTCTAAGCGTTGGTttccaggtcgcaattgtaaatgagaacttgttctcaacttgcctacctggttaaataaaggtgaaataaaaaaaaataacggTAACTAGCTAGTTTAGCTGGCTATAACAGGTTCACTAACTTAGACATATCTGTTAACGTTACTCTTCAATAGGCAACATTCAAAAGATAACTAGCCAGCTAAATTCAATTACAGGCTAATTACACCTGATCTACTAGCTAGCCAGCAATACAGGAGTAGCTTGCCAGATTAAATCCGTGTAGCTAGCCATTTTGGTTTCGCTAGCAAAATAGAATAGATGGCGTAACGTTACCTTGGTCATTAATTCTTTCTTCTCCTGCTTTGGCTTCTCCGTTTTTTCAATGTTTTCGCATTTTATCTCCATCCTTTTCTCCCTCTGACGAGTGTTTTCCTTATCGTCTTTCATATTTATGCCATAAACAAAGCAATCTGCAGACCTGTATAAACTTTTTTAATTGCTTGATTGCTAACTTGCTGCTAGCTAGTTCCTTCTATTCGTCAACAACAAAAACTGCTTGTTGATTGGCTGCTAGGAGACTCTGGGAAAGACGTTCTGCGACACTTGAAAGGAAAGTGTGTCGCGTCAGTGATGGTGCGGGGTGGtgtccactagttaccacagccacaaagtcaaaattggctatatcgtaaaaatgtatgaaaaactAAAATTAGCTTATTTGTCTTAACCTTATGCTTAACCTTAAATtatcagtgtggttagggttaggtttaaaatctaaATTTAAGAAGAGGGGGTCGATAGGCAACAATGTGGTTTACTTTGGCCACAAATATTTACATATAATGTAAGACAGTGGATGCAAAGTACCAAGTAAATAACAGCAGTGTAGGTGTAAGTACACTGAACAATAATATGAacgcaacgtgcaacaatttcataTAACGaaagtcagtcaattgaaataaataaattaagccctactctatggatttcacatgactgggaatgcagatatgcatatgttggtcacagataccttaaaaaaaagggatgtggatcagaaaaccagtcagtatatggtgtgaccaccatttgcctcatgcaacttgacgcatctccttcacatagagttgatcagactgttggTTGAGGCCTGTAGCATGttgccccactcctcttcaatggctgtgcaaagttgctggatattaacAGGAACAAACTGTGGTACATGTCGatctagagcatcccaaacgtgcttaatgggtaacatgtctggtgagtatgcaggccaaggaagaattgggacattttcagattccattaattgtgtacagatccttgtgacatggggccatgcattatcatgctgaagcacgaggtgatggaggcggatgaatggcatgacaatgggcctcaggatctcgtcacggtatctgtgtattcaaattgccagcgataaaatgcaattgtgtttgttatccgtagcttatgcctgcccataccataaccccaccgctaccatggggcactctgttcacaacgttgacatcaacaaactgctctcccacatgacgccatacacgctcTGCCATCTCCCCAGTagagttgaaactgggattcatccatgaagagcacacttctccagcgtgccagtgacattcgaaggtgagcatttgcccactgaagtcaattgtgacgccgaactgcagtcaggtcaagacactGGTGAGGGCAATGAGTACCCAgataagcttccctgagacgggtTCTGGCAGTTTGCGCAGAAATTCTtcattgtgcaaacccacagtctcatcagctgtctgggtggctgatctcagacaatccccaggtgaaaaagccggatgtggaggtcctgggctggtgtggctgcacatggtctgctgttgtgaagcctgttggacgtactgtcaaattctctaaaatgatgttggaggtggcttatggtagagaaatgaacattaaattctggcaacagctctggtggacattcctgccaattgtacgctccctcaaacttgacacatctgtggcattgtgttgtgtgacaaaattgcacactttagagtagccttttattgccccataaataacctttttgtgcatatggaaaatgtataGGATAttttatttaagctcatgaaaccaacactttacatgttgggtttatatttttgttcaatatatgtGACTAGCTATGTAATTTATTGGAAAAGTATTATATTCTGTATGTACTACACTGAAACTTCAATGCCGTAGGATGGCGCTGTGATAGAAAATCAAAAAACAGCTTCAAGTTCCGGAAATGAACGAATGACCGTCAACATTTTGGTAGCCTTTAGCCTTTCTTAAGGCTACCAGAAGTTAGCAAAATAAACTGGCGTATTTGGTCGCCAGACATTCACATAAAACTGTTTGACAAATAAACGTGGTTGTCACTTGCTTCACCCACATTACAATTATGTGGTACGAAATTCTTCCCGGTCTTGGCGTCATGACTGCTTGTCTCATCCTTCCTGGGGTTTTCACTGCACAGATCCATAAATTGACCAACGGGGGGAAGGTGAGAGAATGTTGCTTACCAATGTTATGAATTAATGCAGTAGCTAGCtaaatattcatttttaaacTGGTTGAAGTTATACAATTAACTAGTTTTGTATACTAGCAGTAAATTAGCTGCGTTAACAGGTATTATCCTTAACCTTTGCTTAGGAAAAGAGAATCGCCAGGGTTCCATACCAGTGGTatctgatggagagagacagacgagtGTCGGGAGTGGATTTGTATTACAAATCGAAGGTAAATAGCGACGCGATTAATTCAAACGTCAATGCAGTAATTTAGTACTGTAACGTTATTACAATTGACCAGCAGTCAGCCATTGCTTAGGCCTAACTAACTATTTCTTCTTTACAGGGACTTGAGAACATCCACTAATCCCAGATCTCACCTATGAATGGAATTCTAATCTGTCTTAATTTGTTGTACGTTAATAAAGTTCTATATTGTCCGAATTAATCATTTTCTTTTTGTAGTTACTACTCATTATGTTGAAAACCTGACGAAAAAACAAATTGGGTTTACAGTTCAGTGTATTCAATAGGCTATTGTAACATTTATTACTCCTAAGGATTTACTCCTATTCACTGATATTCATAACATGTTATGTCTGTCTGAACCAAtgatgtgtatatacagtaccagtcaaacgtttggacacctacttattcaagggtttttatttttcctattttctacattgtagaataatagtgaagacctcaaaactatgaaataatacatatggaatcatgtagtacccccaaaaaagtgttaaacaaatctaaatatatttgagattcttctaagtagccaccctttgccttgatgacagctttgtacacttttgggattctctcaaccagcttcatgaggtagtcacctggaatacttttccaacagtcttgaaggagttcccacatatgctgagcacttgttggctgcttttacttcactctgcggtccaaactgtcccaaaccatctaatttgggttgaggtcaggtgaaagtggaggccaggtcatctgatgcagcactccatcactctcctccttggtcaaatagcccttacacagcctggaagtgtgttttgggtcattgtcctgttgaaaaacaaatgacaatcccactaagtgcaaaccagatgggatgtcgtatcgctgcagaatgctgtggtagccatgctggttaagtgtgccttggaattctaaataaagcactgacagtgtcaccatcaaagtaccatcacacctcctccatgcttcacggtgggaactacacatgctgagatcatctgttcacctactcggcgtctcacaaagacacagcggtttgaaccaaaaatctaaaatttggagtcatcagaccaaattacaggtttccaccggtctaatgtccattgctgaactctgtgaagcatttatttgggctgcaatctgaggtgcagttaattgccgatttctgaggctggtaactcttatgaacttatcctcagcagcagactctgggtcttcccttcctgtggcggtcctcatgagagccagtttcatcatagcgcttgatggtttttacgactgcacatttttgacattttctggattgactgacctccatgtcttgaaataataatggactgtcatttctctttgcttgtttgagctgttcttgccataatatggacttggtattttaccaaatagggctatattctgtatactaaccctaccttgtcacaacacaactgattagctcaaacgcataaagaaggaaagaaattccaccaatgaacataacaaggcacacctgttaattgaaaggcattccaggtgactagctcatgaaactgattgagagaatgccaagagtgtgcaaagctgtcatcaaggcaaagggtggctactttgaagaatctcaaatgtacaatatatttagatttgtttatcactcttttggttactacattattgagacgcatccaatgcaaaaagtatgatatttctagcagacggattttgatggggatttttttattatgctagGTAAGTGTAGGCATACTACCTTTTATATAAGCACAATATATTTACAGCATAAAATGTTTTGTCTTTTTAACATGAACACACTCATCGATTTTGAGTTGATAAATGAATCTGCACTCAAGATGGGAAACTTTTGTGCAATGTCCATATGTAACCTACATATGGAGATATTAGTCGTTTTTGGATTGGTACCCTGCGAATGATCTAACAGCGGACATAAGGAGATACAAAACGTTGGGTTACAGATGTAACCTTAGTTCTCTGTGTAGAGTAACGGATTGCCAAACGACCTATGGGAACTCGTTCCCCTTCACACAATGTGATTTGGCATGCTTAATATCAAAGATGTTTACTGTCTATTACTAAACTCGAATCCCATGGAGGTGGAGGAACAATATGAAAGCTTGGCGACTATTACTCTACTCAGAGAACCAAGGTTACATCCATAACCCAAATGTCTCTTTTGTTTCGTAATGGTTTGCCAAACAACCTATGGGAGAGGCTGTACCAAAGGGGTTGTTCGGACAACAGAGTGGGATAACTCACCATTTAACTTAATCCAGATGAGACCCTGGGACCGCCTTGTATCCAAAAATGATAAGAGGCTGTCTGCGCTATTTTAAGGTCCTTACTACTGATCAGTGTCTGTTTCAGGTACATAGGAGTCAAAATAAGAATACTGGAAAAGATGGAGACCGGCACACTGACGAAGAAATGTATAAACCCAAAACTGAGGCTTGCATGCAAGAGAAAGATGTTTTTAAAACGTAGTGCATAAATGAAAGgtgaaaacaaaacacaaacgtTTCATCAGTGTAAATCGTTGGCACACACCCCTGGCTTCTTGTTAACTGCATATGTCAGATGATCAAGCATGAAAACGTCAGAAAATTATTGAatcagtacatacagtatatacagaagCGGACAGAGAAATATCATAAATTATTGCTTTTACATTTACCATGTGAACTTTTCCTCAGGATAAATAACGCAGGATTGTAAGAGTAGTGAGCGAGAGACACCCATCTAGTGGTATATCTTacaccaataaaaataaatatactaGTTACAGAAAACACTTCAATACCAATTCTTCATTCATCCCTGATGGGTGGAGAGCTTTTAACAGAACATCCACCTACAttctgtctggagaaaaccaagtTCAAGATTACCACACCTACGTGAACATTGTATCTGCTGTATAACACAGAAGGACATGGAGGAGATGGGGTGACCAGCATCTGAGAAATAACGTGCAATAGGGGATTTAGGGTCATTTCTCCTAACAGCACTCTTGTGTTCTATAATACGTGTTCTTAGCTGTCTGCTGGTTTTGCCCATGTATTGCTTATTGCAAGGACAAGAGATAAGGTATATGACGTTAGAAGAGCTGCATGTGAGGAACTGTTTGATAGTGTATTGTATGCCAGTGGCAGAGCTGTTGAATACACTCACTTTTTTTACAGGAATCCCTACATGCCACACAACTACGGCAGCAGGGGTAGAAGCCCGTCACAACATCCAGTCTTCCATCATTTTGTCCCCGAGGGACATGAGTGTCAGCCCGAACAATGAAGTCCCTGACATTCCTGGCCCTATAGTGTGAAAAGAGAAGAGGGTCAGCCATGAGCACATTCCAATGTTTCTAAATCTCTCCCTTGATGTCATCGCTCAAATGAGAATATGTAGTGGTACAGACACATTAATGGGTTTTCTTACTTGTATTCCTTCTGGTTGAGGTCTCATCAATGGTACACTTTCTTGCAATATGATTTTTTTAATAATCATCTTTATTTTGCATTCGTCCCTCAGTTTTGGATTTATTCCTTTTTTCGACAGTGCGGGTCTCCATCTCGTCCAACCTCCTTGTATCCACCACAGGATGCAACATAATATAATTAGCCAACAGGGTAGCACAGAATTTAAACTGTGTTATACTACCGTATTCACAAGCAAGCTGAAAGCTAGAACTTACAACATGAGGCTTCAATTGGGTTCAACAGCACCAAGAGTGGAAGGCCTCTGTAAAAATTGTTGTGCGTAGTCTTGTGTTAGAGTGCGTAACACCAATTTGTTGGCCGTGACCTTTTCCAGctgattttcatcaaggatctctctgtactttgctccgttcatctttcccttgatcctaacaagtctcctagtccctggccctgaaaaacattcccacagcatgatgctgccaccaccatgcttcaccgtagggatggtgccaggtttcttcctgatgtgacgcttggcattcaggccaaagagttcaatcttggtttcatcatactagagaatcttgtttctcatggtctgagagtcctttaagtgccttttggcaaacttcaagcgggctttcatgtgccgtttactgaggagtagcttccgtctggccactctaccataaaggcctaattggttgagtgctgcagagatggttgtccttctggaaggttctcccatctccacagaggaactctggagctctttcagagggactatcgggttcttggtcacctccctgaccaaggcccttctcccccgattgctcagtttggccgggcggccagctccaggaagagtcttggtggttccaaacttcttccatttaagagtgatggaggccactgtgttcctggggaccttcaatgctgcagacattgtgtgtagattgatgagaatttattttatttaatccattttagaataaggctgtaacgtaacaaattgtggaaaaagtgaaggagtctgaatactttccaaatgcactgtatgttagcACATTTTGTGAACAAAAATACAGTTTAAAAGTCGCACACAATGTATAAACCTACTACAACTGCAGCAGGCCAAGCCTGGGTGGATGCAGGAGGctgctgggtgtgcaggcttctgttccagcccagcactaacacacatgATTCAATGTGTCAAACCTAATGAGTTAATTATCAAGAGTGCTATTGCTGGGATGTAACAGAAGGCTGCTCCCCCCATAGATCAGGGATCAGTGGAGCAAGGTTAGCCACctatgataggctttcttttgcTCACCTGAAATGTTGCTTTATTAATAATAGCCTATTTGTTACTAAAATGTCTAACCTTTACAGATGATTAGcggacaagttgaatcaggtgtgttgggggtactcgaggaccggagttgggaaccactggcctacAGTCTGATGTCATTTGCAATGCACCCCTTGACATTGTGCAACTGAATCAGAGAATAGCTTAACTCACACGTTGTTTACATATTGTTCAGCTATATGTTCTTAATTTAAAAACAACACCAGTAGACCGcaagaggttggtggcaccttaattgggaaggaCAGGGGAGGATTGGCTGGAGCTCAATCAGTGGaatgtatcaaatacatcaaacacatgggatCCTTAGCTTAAAACATACAGACGTTCTGAGTGGCACTCGGAGGTGCTACTGTAATAATGAACATGGTTTGCCTAAGACTACCACAACAATTACATTGTCTATGCGAAATGTGTTTAAATTGTCAAAGAAAGAAAATTTAGGCTATAAGAAAAAAACTGTATTCAATGGGGCTAGGCAAAGCAGAGATACTTTTCATTTCACCCATACAATAATATAGCCTATTATTaaagtacagtatgtttacaaTATCAAACAATAGTATTTTATACGTTCCAAATTACATTTTATATATTCAAACGGTTTAAGGTGGCACTTTTGTCATGATGACAAGGTGAAGGTGCTCTCTACTCAAATGGCACAACAGAATCATTCAGATAGTCCAAACTGAGGGAAGTCTCCTTTCATATCTGGAAAAGAACAAAGTAGAAGTACAATCTGATGCTACTGCAGCATTGCTCATCTTCACAGGGGGAATCCAGTCAACATGGGTGTCTTGATAGAGGTCAGCTGGTGAACCTATAGTAGTACATAAACAAATTAAAAGCACTCCTGATGTTAGAACATCACTTCTTTAGGTCACCTATACCACCAGGGCACTTAAGTGTTTGGTTGTGTTTAATTAATTCATGTGTTTTAGTGTCATATAAAGATTACATCTATTGTTGGGCTGGAACAACCAATAGTCAACACAGCAGGTTGCCCATCCCATTGAGGCCTTTGGCCTATGTCCATATATTTTCCCTCCTCTTATGAATACATTTCTCAACAAACTATCATTTGGTTATTATATGAATACATGATAACCACTGGAGTTTTTTGGACAATAATGTCCTCTAGGtgggaaacaggagacaaagggctgtgagacatgggtttgatCCTAGACACgtgaaaagtgggatgtatacggagcaacagaagatgaacagcagagaGGCTAATGATcttagagatggggaaagggccgataaaccggggggaaagtttgcgggactccacccTGAGGGGTTCCCTGAcaacccagggaacactcaaagggcGAGAGACCCGTGGCAGAATAAGGAAGGGTGTTACGGGCATATTCGACACACACTAgatgctggctccaggtggtggggtttggcagagaccaggcagcaaagagtcgtctccaggtcttggttggctcgctccgactgtcCGTTGaactgggggtggaacccggaggacagactgaccgacgacccaatgagtgtgcagaacgccttccagaactaaGATGAGAACTAAGGACCCTGGTCGGAGACCATATTCactgggagtccatggatccggaagacgtgctgcaccatgagctgggacGTCTCGTTGGCAAAGGGTAGCTTGGGGAaaggaatgaagtgggcggctttggaaaactgGTCCACTACTGTCAGGATGGTGGTATTGCCATCAGACGGGATGAACTGTGAGAAAGTCCAGGgagatgtgagaccagggacggtgaggaacaggcagaggttgaaggagaccagccggagcttgccgggGAGTCTTGTTCTGCGCACAGATCGTGCATGCGGCGACAAATACGGAGATGTCAGGAACCATGTTcggccaccaaaagcgttgtcgcacaaaggccagggtctgACGGGAGCCCGGGTGGTAGGCAAGCTTGGAGGAGTGGACACACTCCAGAACCGAGGAGCGGACTGCGTCAGGAACAAACAGCCGGTTattaggcccccccccccccccgggggtTTGGCTGGGAACACTGCACCTCACAAAcctgcttccctattccccagctgagtgccgtcgccaggcacgaggtgggaaggatggtctccgGTTCAGGGGGTGTAGCCATGGGGCTATAGCGGCGTGACAGTCCATCcagcttgacattcttggatcccggtcAGTATGAGATGGAGAAGTTGAACCGTGTGAAAAGCAGGGCCCACCTAGCTTGTCTGGAGTTGAGACGCTTGGCGGTgcagagatattccaggttccacacaatgaacggaagttccgccccctccagccagtgcctccactcctccaactcCATCTTCACCAcgagaagctcacgattccccacatTGTAGTTCCTCTCTGTGGCGTTGAGGCGATGTGAGAAGAAGGTgcagggatgtaacttgaggtccagggcaaaacactgggacaggacagccctaactccgaagcatcggcctccaccacgaactggtgggacgggtcaggatgaaccaagatgggagctgtggtgaaataGTGTTGAGGTCCCTgaacgcccggtcagcagctggggaccacgtgaacAGAATGTagagagaggtgagtgcagacaggggggaatccagggtgctgtaaccctggTTAAAGAGGCGATAGAAGTTGGCGaatcccaggaaacgttgcagtTGCACTTTGGACataggctggggccaatccaccgcCGCCCTCAGGATCAATCTGTACACTCCCTGCAGCGATGTTGTAACCCaggaaggggatggtggagcAGTGGAATTCGCACTTCTCTGCTTACACAAAAATCTGCTTCTCCAGGAGGTGTTGGAGAACCTGTCGGACGTGGAGCGTGTGTTCTTGGGCGGAGCGGGTGAAGACGAGA is a window encoding:
- the LOC115205062 gene encoding NADH dehydrogenase [ubiquinone] 1 alpha subcomplex subunit 1; the encoded protein is MWYEILPGLGVMTACLILPGVFTAQIHKLTNGGKEKRIARVPYQWYLMERDRRVSGVDLYYKSKGLENIH